The following are from one region of the Mycolicibacterium diernhoferi genome:
- a CDS encoding phosphotransferase — MTSTAVPAPVPSSIEEVTARWLTDALPRQSTVTAVHAERIAEDTGFSARLYRLQLTGLDVPASVIVKLPAESAARGGMELLGGYRRELAFYRHIAPAAPIATADCHVARIEGDTFVLVLEDLRDWDNADHLAGLSMDRARSCIGALADLHAWSVRRADPAALQDFPAIDNHLTRDLLLPAFTPGWQMYLDKTGRSVPPAVADFADRFAELAPQALSALSARPMLLHGDIRADNMFFRGDELKIVDFQLAVRGAGAADIAYLVSQGLPTAARRGHDETLVRDYIDALQQRGVTDYGFDEAWRHYRFGVALLLYMPVVALLTWDVVPERSRRLCVALIDRAVAAIEDIGALAEFA; from the coding sequence ATGACATCAACCGCTGTACCGGCGCCGGTCCCGTCGAGCATCGAGGAGGTGACTGCGCGCTGGCTCACCGATGCATTGCCCCGGCAGTCGACGGTCACCGCGGTGCATGCCGAGCGGATCGCCGAGGACACCGGATTCTCGGCGCGGCTGTATCGACTGCAGCTGACAGGGCTGGATGTGCCGGCCTCGGTGATCGTGAAGCTGCCCGCAGAGTCGGCGGCACGCGGCGGGATGGAGTTACTCGGAGGGTATCGCCGGGAGTTGGCGTTCTACCGCCACATTGCGCCCGCGGCCCCGATCGCCACCGCCGACTGTCATGTCGCCCGCATCGAGGGTGACACCTTCGTGCTGGTGCTCGAGGATCTGCGGGACTGGGACAACGCCGATCATCTGGCCGGGCTGTCGATGGACCGCGCCCGGTCGTGCATCGGGGCGTTGGCCGATCTGCACGCCTGGTCGGTGCGCCGAGCCGACCCGGCTGCCTTGCAGGACTTCCCGGCGATCGACAATCACTTGACCCGGGATCTGCTCCTGCCGGCCTTCACCCCGGGATGGCAGATGTACCTGGACAAGACCGGCCGGTCGGTGCCGCCCGCGGTGGCGGACTTCGCCGATCGGTTCGCCGAGCTGGCCCCGCAGGCGCTGAGCGCGTTGTCGGCGCGACCGATGTTGCTGCACGGCGATATTCGTGCCGACAACATGTTCTTCCGAGGTGACGAGCTCAAGATCGTCGACTTCCAACTCGCGGTGCGCGGTGCGGGAGCCGCCGATATCGCCTACCTGGTCAGCCAGGGCCTGCCGACCGCCGCGCGCCGCGGCCACGACGAAACACTGGTGCGCGATTACATCGACGCCCTGCAGCAGCGTGGCGTGACCGATTACGGGTTCGACGAGGCGTGGCGGCATTACCGCTTCGGGGTCGCCCTGCTGCTGTACATGCCGGTGGTCGCACTGCTCACCTGGGATGTGGTGCCCGAACGGTCACGACGACTCTGTGTGGCGTTGATCGACCGCGCGGTGGCGGCCATCGAGGACATCGGGGCATTGGCGGAGTTCGCATGA
- a CDS encoding NAD-dependent epimerase/dehydratase family protein: MADRRTVLVMGASGFLGSHVTRQLVDRGDRVRVLLRRSSSSRGIDDLDVERHYGDIFDEDAVRTAMAGCSAVFYCVVDTRAWLRDPAPLFRTNVEGLRGVLDIAVEAGLQSFVFTSTIGAVAVGKNGRSAAEDDPFNWPGKGGPYIESRRQAEDLVLRYARECGLPAVAMCVSNTYGPLDWQPTPHGAMIAAAALGRIPVYFNGVGSEVVGVEDAAQALVLAAEHGTAGERYIVSERYITQRELFGTAAQSVGRVAPRIGLPMGLLYAVGAVGGLLGTLLRRDTPVNLTSVRLLDLTSPLDHAKATRELGWQPRPATEAIGRAAEFYVQRYRKASA, translated from the coding sequence ATGGCGGACCGGCGGACGGTGCTGGTGATGGGCGCCAGCGGTTTCCTGGGCTCGCACGTCACCCGCCAACTCGTCGATCGTGGCGATCGGGTCCGGGTGCTGTTGCGCCGCAGCAGTTCGAGCAGGGGGATCGACGACCTCGACGTCGAACGCCACTACGGCGACATCTTCGACGAGGACGCGGTCCGCACCGCGATGGCGGGCTGTTCGGCGGTGTTCTACTGCGTGGTCGACACCCGGGCGTGGCTGCGCGATCCCGCCCCGCTGTTCCGCACCAACGTCGAGGGGTTGCGCGGTGTGCTCGATATCGCGGTCGAGGCCGGACTGCAGAGTTTCGTCTTCACCAGCACCATCGGCGCGGTCGCGGTCGGCAAGAACGGCCGGTCCGCCGCCGAGGACGACCCGTTCAATTGGCCGGGCAAGGGTGGCCCGTACATCGAATCACGGCGCCAGGCCGAGGACCTGGTGCTGCGGTATGCGCGTGAATGTGGACTGCCCGCGGTGGCCATGTGCGTGTCCAACACCTACGGACCGCTCGACTGGCAGCCCACCCCGCACGGAGCGATGATCGCCGCGGCGGCGCTGGGGCGGATACCGGTGTACTTCAACGGTGTGGGTTCGGAGGTGGTCGGTGTCGAGGACGCTGCGCAGGCATTGGTGCTGGCCGCCGAACACGGTACGGCCGGCGAGCGCTACATCGTCTCCGAGCGGTACATCACCCAGCGCGAACTATTCGGCACGGCAGCACAATCCGTCGGACGCGTCGCGCCACGCATCGGTCTCCCGATGGGGCTGCTCTACGCCGTCGGCGCGGTCGGCGGGCTGCTCGGCACACTGTTGCGCCGCGATACCCCGGTGAACCTGACCTCGGTACGCCTGCTCGACCTCACCTCGCCGCTGGATCATGCCAAAGCCACCCGGGAGCTGGGCTGGCAGCCGCGGCCCGCGACCGAGGCGATCGGCAGGGCCGCGGAGTTCTACGTGCAGCGCTATCGAAAGGCTTCGGCATGA
- a CDS encoding flavin-containing monooxygenase translates to MSDFDVIVIGAGFSGLYALHKLRDQGLRVRALERADAVGGTWRENRYPGARCDIESIEYSYSFSEEIQQEWVWTESMPAQPEIEAYLNFVADRLDLRRDIAFGTEVLAMAFDETDALWRLETSGGAYAAPFVVAASGILSVPLEPDIPGMASFAGESLFTSRWPDTDVDLVGKRVGVIGTGSTGVQLIPVVAREAGHLSVFQRSAAFTLPWTVHELAPGELDGLKADYADIRAAQRAHPVGAARLSAFSVLLDMLASPPIKTATREEQLRAIDERGVMGALNWGDVFFDIEANRMATALYGEAIARIVEDPDTAAALVPTHPFACKRPIIDQGYYETFNRDNVTLIDLRNGPIVSVTPRGISTAQGDVDLDVIIYATGFDAMTGALSRMKVRGLQGVLLGDYWAEEGPLSYLGLAVAGFPNLFTVQGPGSPSAATNFVAAMEQHIEWIADCIGYLRAHGYRTIDAQPGAQRDWVEHATSLVAPTVLTHPSCNSWYNGANVPGKKRMYMGYTAGIPEYRRRCDEIAANGYQGFTLA, encoded by the coding sequence ATGAGCGACTTCGATGTGATCGTCATCGGGGCCGGTTTCTCCGGTCTGTATGCGCTGCACAAGCTTCGCGACCAAGGCCTGCGGGTCCGCGCTCTGGAACGGGCCGACGCCGTCGGCGGCACCTGGCGGGAAAACCGCTACCCGGGGGCGCGCTGCGATATCGAGAGCATCGAATACTCCTACAGTTTCTCCGAGGAGATTCAGCAGGAGTGGGTGTGGACCGAGTCCATGCCGGCCCAGCCGGAGATCGAGGCCTATCTGAATTTCGTCGCCGACCGGCTCGATCTGCGCCGCGACATCGCCTTCGGCACCGAGGTGCTCGCCATGGCCTTCGACGAGACAGATGCGCTGTGGCGGTTGGAGACCTCGGGTGGTGCGTACGCGGCGCCGTTCGTGGTGGCGGCGTCGGGCATTCTCTCGGTCCCGCTGGAGCCCGACATTCCCGGGATGGCCTCCTTCGCCGGCGAGTCGCTGTTCACGAGTCGCTGGCCGGACACCGACGTGGACCTGGTCGGCAAGCGGGTCGGGGTGATCGGCACCGGATCGACCGGGGTGCAACTCATCCCGGTGGTCGCGCGGGAGGCCGGTCACCTGAGCGTGTTCCAGCGCTCGGCGGCCTTCACGCTGCCCTGGACGGTCCATGAGTTGGCCCCGGGCGAACTGGACGGTCTCAAGGCCGATTACGCCGATATCCGTGCCGCCCAGCGCGCACACCCGGTCGGCGCGGCCCGACTGTCCGCGTTCTCGGTGCTGCTCGACATGCTGGCCAGCCCGCCGATCAAGACGGCCACCCGCGAGGAACAACTGCGGGCCATCGACGAACGCGGGGTGATGGGCGCGCTCAACTGGGGTGACGTGTTCTTCGACATCGAGGCGAACCGGATGGCGACCGCGCTGTACGGGGAGGCCATCGCCCGCATCGTCGAGGACCCGGACACCGCCGCCGCGCTGGTGCCCACCCATCCGTTCGCCTGTAAGCGGCCGATCATCGATCAGGGTTATTACGAGACCTTCAATCGGGACAACGTGACGCTGATCGATCTGCGCAACGGGCCGATCGTGTCGGTGACGCCGCGCGGCATCAGCACCGCGCAGGGTGATGTCGATCTGGACGTGATCATCTACGCGACCGGGTTCGACGCCATGACCGGCGCACTGAGTCGGATGAAGGTGCGCGGCCTGCAGGGTGTACTGCTGGGCGACTATTGGGCCGAGGAGGGCCCGCTGTCCTACCTCGGGTTGGCCGTTGCCGGGTTCCCGAACCTGTTCACCGTGCAGGGCCCGGGCAGCCCTTCGGCGGCAACCAATTTCGTCGCGGCCATGGAGCAGCACATCGAATGGATCGCCGACTGTATCGGCTACCTGCGGGCACACGGGTACCGGACCATAGACGCGCAACCGGGCGCGCAGCGCGACTGGGTCGAGCACGCCACCTCGCTGGTGGCGCCGACGGTGCTCACCCACCCGTCCTGCAACTCCTGGTACAACGGGGCCAATGTGCCCGGTAAGAAACGCATGTACATGGGCTACACCGCCGGGATACCCGAGTACCGGCGTCGCTGCGACGAGATCGCCGCCAACGGGTATCAGGGATTCACCCTTGCGTAG
- a CDS encoding alpha/beta fold hydrolase, with protein MAWELGGVVPRSVGALNGSGDWNWLSRAGLRQLGEVALDELVVTGMTLTGPPPQLPRPLAAYEYAAEELGALGIDRAHQDPAPLRVNDIRPQRFGALTFEELTFEHEPALPTSLLADGHGGPATARVRLYRSGEGRPWVVWIHGAGQGDPMDLLVARVRRLNALGFNVALPVQPGHGARRREWPEYPARDPLANVAGTIRVVSEVRALLGWLAAQTDSITVAGLSLGSAVAALVAHLDARATGVALYTPILGLNAMIGLHLGRWGAPGRDAGELLLSDTVSAMTSVIDPLATVPVTARRLIVGAWHDQMAMRSSALAMHDRWGGQLHWHDGSHVGHLFSGGVQQVTEQFLVGGRE; from the coding sequence ATGGCCTGGGAGCTCGGTGGGGTGGTACCGCGTTCGGTGGGTGCGCTCAACGGATCCGGTGACTGGAACTGGTTGTCGAGAGCCGGGTTACGCCAGCTCGGTGAGGTCGCCCTCGACGAGCTGGTGGTCACCGGCATGACGTTGACCGGGCCACCGCCGCAGCTGCCTCGACCACTGGCGGCCTACGAGTATGCCGCGGAGGAACTCGGGGCACTGGGCATCGACCGGGCGCATCAGGATCCGGCCCCGCTGCGGGTCAACGACATTCGCCCACAGCGGTTCGGGGCACTGACTTTCGAGGAGCTCACCTTCGAGCACGAGCCGGCGCTGCCCACATCGCTGTTGGCCGACGGACACGGCGGCCCGGCAACGGCGCGGGTGCGGCTGTACCGGTCGGGGGAGGGTCGGCCCTGGGTGGTGTGGATCCACGGCGCCGGGCAGGGCGACCCGATGGACCTGCTGGTGGCGCGGGTGCGCCGGCTCAACGCCCTGGGATTCAATGTGGCGCTGCCGGTACAACCCGGGCACGGGGCACGGCGGCGAGAGTGGCCGGAGTACCCGGCACGGGATCCGCTGGCCAACGTCGCCGGCACCATCCGGGTGGTCTCCGAGGTGCGTGCCCTGCTGGGCTGGCTGGCGGCACAGACGGATTCGATCACCGTTGCGGGCCTGTCGCTGGGCAGCGCGGTCGCCGCGCTGGTGGCCCACCTGGACGCGCGTGCCACCGGGGTGGCGCTGTACACACCGATCCTCGGGCTCAACGCCATGATCGGCCTGCACCTGGGCCGCTGGGGTGCGCCCGGGCGGGACGCCGGTGAGTTGTTGCTGTCGGACACGGTGTCGGCGATGACCTCGGTGATCGACCCGCTGGCGACCGTGCCGGTGACGGCGCGGCGGCTGATCGTCGGCGCCTGGCATGACCAGATGGCGATGCGGAGTTCGGCGCTGGCCATGCACGACCGGTGGGGAGGTCAGTTGCACTGGCACGACGGCAGCCATGTCGGACACCTGTTCTCCGGCGGGGTGCAGCAGGTGACAGAACAGTTCCTCGTCGGAGGTCGAGAATGA
- a CDS encoding nuclear transport factor 2 family protein: MSAEETREEIRQLKARYCRLLDTKDYEGWKKVFAPDVVVKLDMATSVGGADGQTAPPLNGLEEFLPVVLGGVEHAQTKHHVHTPEITLTSDTTASAIWAMEDLLLFPDGSELFGAGHYHETYENRDGAWMITSLHLTRTIMRFTQAK, from the coding sequence ATGAGCGCCGAGGAAACCCGCGAGGAGATCCGTCAGCTCAAGGCCCGGTACTGCCGGCTGCTGGACACCAAGGACTACGAGGGCTGGAAGAAGGTGTTCGCCCCCGACGTCGTGGTCAAGCTGGACATGGCCACCTCCGTCGGCGGCGCCGACGGGCAGACCGCGCCCCCGCTCAACGGGCTGGAGGAGTTCCTTCCGGTGGTGCTCGGCGGCGTCGAGCACGCACAGACCAAACACCACGTGCACACCCCGGAGATCACGCTGACCTCGGACACCACCGCCTCGGCGATCTGGGCGATGGAGGACCTGCTGCTGTTTCCCGACGGCAGTGAGCTTTTCGGGGCCGGGCACTATCACGAGACCTACGAGAACCGCGACGGCGCCTGGATGATCACCAGCCTGCACCTGACCCGGACCATCATGCGATTCACCCAGGCGAAGTAG
- a CDS encoding mycofactocin-coupled SDR family oxidoreductase, protein MAGLLTDKVAFITGAARGQGRAHAVRMANEGADIIAVDIAGPLPPKVPYDSATPDEFAETVDLVKATGRRIFHRVVDVRDYEGLQSAVTDGVAELGRLDVIVANAGITIAEAWHDITPESFRDVMDINVTGTWNTVMAGAQHIIDGGRGGSVILVSSLAGVKMQAFMVHYTASKHAVTGMARAFAAELGRHHIRVNSIHPGPVITSMGTGDMVVALNKAFETNPTLVQMGTPFTPNWIVEPEDVAASAVWLASDEARHITAVALSIDNGMAQF, encoded by the coding sequence ATGGCAGGGCTGCTGACCGACAAGGTCGCCTTCATCACCGGAGCCGCACGTGGGCAGGGTCGTGCGCACGCGGTCCGGATGGCCAACGAAGGTGCCGACATCATCGCCGTCGACATCGCGGGCCCGCTGCCGCCGAAGGTGCCCTATGACTCGGCCACCCCCGACGAGTTCGCCGAGACGGTGGATCTGGTCAAGGCCACCGGCCGGCGCATCTTCCATCGCGTCGTCGACGTGCGGGATTACGAGGGCCTGCAATCCGCGGTCACCGACGGGGTCGCGGAGCTCGGCCGACTTGATGTGATCGTGGCCAACGCGGGCATCACCATCGCAGAGGCCTGGCACGACATCACTCCCGAGTCGTTCCGCGATGTCATGGACATCAACGTCACCGGCACCTGGAACACCGTGATGGCCGGTGCCCAGCACATCATCGACGGCGGCCGCGGCGGCTCGGTGATTCTGGTGAGTTCCCTTGCCGGGGTGAAGATGCAGGCGTTCATGGTGCACTACACCGCCAGTAAGCACGCCGTCACCGGGATGGCGCGGGCGTTCGCTGCCGAACTGGGCCGCCACCACATCCGGGTGAACAGCATCCACCCCGGGCCGGTGATCACGTCGATGGGCACCGGCGACATGGTGGTCGCGCTGAACAAGGCCTTCGAGACCAATCCGACGCTGGTCCAGATGGGCACCCCGTTCACCCCGAACTGGATCGTCGAACCCGAGGACGTCGCCGCCTCCGCGGTCTGGCTGGCCTCCGACGAGGCCCGGCACATCACCGCCGTCGCGTTGTCCATCGACAACGGCATGGCGCAGTTCTGA
- a CDS encoding Rieske 2Fe-2S domain-containing protein, translating into MEVPFTWKVTGWFVIGWSAEFAAGETRALKYFGEDLVAWRDEDGTLHLMEAHCKHLGAHLGHGGRIVGDCVECPFHGWRWGADGTNRYIPYQPDKPNRGVRLRVYPVVEQHGVVFMWYQPHGEPPKWELPDIFEKHPQFETDPNAYYRPYPEFSRFAENEPVHPQIVAENGPDSAHFRYVHRATVTPVCLDWKVVDNEWRFLTGWPDAGSDDPDKMSLYIHSHFSGLGFAISAFEGAANHRLIFACTPVDDHNSNMFYSVWWPKEPGDTGDIPPEAVRKRVEKQYMVTVWDDLDIWRYQKYVERPTLSKIDAKPYMAMRKWAQQFYEVPPVEKINA; encoded by the coding sequence GTGGAAGTTCCGTTCACCTGGAAAGTCACCGGCTGGTTCGTGATCGGCTGGTCGGCCGAATTCGCCGCCGGTGAGACCAGAGCACTGAAGTACTTCGGCGAGGATCTGGTGGCCTGGCGTGACGAGGACGGCACGCTGCACCTGATGGAGGCGCACTGCAAGCACCTCGGCGCGCACCTCGGCCATGGCGGCAGGATCGTCGGCGACTGCGTCGAATGCCCGTTCCACGGCTGGCGCTGGGGCGCCGACGGCACCAACCGCTACATCCCGTATCAGCCCGACAAACCGAATCGGGGCGTCCGGCTGCGGGTGTACCCGGTCGTCGAGCAGCACGGCGTGGTGTTCATGTGGTACCAGCCGCACGGTGAGCCGCCGAAATGGGAACTGCCCGACATCTTCGAGAAGCACCCGCAGTTCGAGACCGATCCGAACGCCTACTACCGGCCCTATCCGGAATTCTCCCGATTCGCCGAGAACGAACCGGTGCATCCCCAGATCGTCGCCGAAAACGGCCCCGACAGTGCACATTTCCGCTATGTGCACCGCGCCACCGTCACCCCGGTCTGCCTGGACTGGAAGGTCGTGGACAACGAGTGGCGGTTCCTCACCGGCTGGCCCGATGCCGGCAGCGACGATCCCGACAAGATGTCGCTCTACATCCACAGTCACTTCTCCGGGCTGGGCTTCGCCATCAGCGCCTTCGAGGGCGCCGCCAACCACCGGCTGATCTTCGCCTGCACCCCGGTCGACGACCACAACTCGAACATGTTCTATTCGGTCTGGTGGCCCAAGGAACCCGGGGACACCGGCGACATCCCGCCGGAAGCGGTGCGCAAGCGCGTCGAGAAGCAGTACATGGTGACCGTGTGGGACGACCTGGACATCTGGCGATACCAGAAGTATGTGGAGCGGCCGACGCTGTCCAAGATCGACGCGAAACCCTATATGGCCATGCGGAAATGGGCGCAGCAGTTCTACGAGGTGCCCCCGGTCGAGAAGATCAACGCGTGA
- a CDS encoding cysteine hydrolase, with the protein MGAAVLRGAPGREDQRVTLAIVTQELQGAVVGPNAGLAILAAEARRAALPNIARLLPAARTAGHHVVHCLVQRRPDGLGSNHNARLFAAGKRSVDITPGSEGATLLPEFGPEPTDLMLYRWHGVGPMGGTELDAVLRNLGVTTIVAVGVSLNIAIPNLVMDAVNAGYRVVLPRDAVAGVPADYGQAVIDNSLALLATVTTTDDLIEQWSRHG; encoded by the coding sequence ATGGGCGCAGCAGTTCTACGAGGTGCCCCCGGTCGAGAAGATCAACGCGTGACCCTTGCGATCGTCACCCAGGAACTCCAGGGTGCGGTGGTCGGGCCGAACGCCGGGCTGGCGATCCTGGCCGCCGAGGCGCGCCGGGCCGCGCTGCCCAACATCGCGCGACTGCTCCCGGCGGCCCGCACGGCCGGTCATCACGTCGTGCACTGCCTGGTGCAGCGCCGGCCCGACGGGCTCGGTTCCAATCACAACGCCCGACTGTTCGCGGCCGGCAAACGCTCCGTCGACATCACCCCCGGTAGCGAGGGCGCTACTCTGCTCCCCGAATTCGGCCCGGAGCCAACCGATCTGATGCTGTACCGGTGGCACGGAGTCGGCCCGATGGGCGGCACCGAGCTGGACGCGGTGCTGCGCAATCTCGGCGTCACCACCATCGTCGCGGTCGGGGTCTCACTGAACATCGCGATCCCCAATCTGGTCATGGACGCCGTCAATGCCGGTTACCGTGTGGTCCTCCCCCGCGACGCCGTTGCGGGGGTCCCCGCCGACTACGGCCAGGCGGTCATCGACAACAGTCTCGCCCTGCTGGCCACCGTGACCACGACCGACGACCTCATCGAACAATGGAGCCGCCATGGCTGA
- a CDS encoding nuclear transport factor 2 family protein, with product MTRTAREVVELYNLVVWNERDFALADELLGETVTRHDVGEVKVLTHREAVNRVVDHCAMFESIRFDLNLVIADDEHVAIVYQSPMRTTDGTEITISSMEIFRVVDGRITEVWNCGYKQGVWA from the coding sequence ATGACCCGCACCGCCCGTGAGGTCGTCGAGCTGTACAACCTGGTGGTGTGGAACGAGCGGGATTTCGCGCTGGCCGACGAGCTGCTCGGGGAGACGGTGACCCGGCATGACGTCGGTGAGGTGAAGGTGCTCACCCATCGAGAGGCCGTCAACCGCGTCGTCGACCACTGTGCGATGTTCGAGAGCATCCGCTTCGACCTCAATCTGGTGATCGCCGACGACGAACACGTCGCGATCGTGTACCAGTCGCCGATGCGGACCACCGACGGCACCGAGATCACCATCAGCAGCATGGAGATCTTCCGTGTCGTCGACGGGCGGATCACCGAGGTCTGGAATTGTGGCTACAAACAAGGAGTGTGGGCGTGA
- a CDS encoding acyl-CoA synthetase — translation MAETSPQTSPQFTVPAVADAVAAAVPDRPLIIQGDRRYSYREVVDRSNRLAAFLNSRGLGCHTERSALAGHEAGQDLLGIYAYNGPEFVEGLLGSFAARVAPFNVNYRYVKNELQYLLADSAASALLYHATFAPRVAEIRGELPNLKVLIQIADGSGNELLDGAVDYDSIVDAPAPAPAVAHSPDDLYVLYTGGTTGMPKGVLWRQHDIFMTSFGGRNMMTGDLVGSVQEVATRVAENPGTKLLILPPLIHGAAQWAAMTALSTGQTLVFPSTVDRFDADDVVRTIEREQVMVATVVGDAMARPLLAAIKAGSADVSSLAVVANGGAQLTPYVKQQLIDAKPGLIVIDGVGSSETGAQLNHMSAGGAVSTGTFNAGPDTCVVAEDFSAVLAPGHDDLGWLAQRGYVPLGYKNDAAKTAATFVTIDGVRYAIPGDRARHLDTGAIELLGRDSVTINSGGEKIFAEEVESAIASHPAVADVVVAGRPSERWGSEVVAVVALSEGAHADAEELIAHAEQSIARYKLPKAVVFRPVIERSPAGKADYRWAREQAVTAGERSDGE, via the coding sequence ATGGCTGAGACATCCCCGCAGACATCCCCGCAGTTCACCGTCCCGGCCGTCGCCGACGCCGTCGCCGCGGCCGTCCCGGACCGCCCGCTGATCATCCAGGGCGACCGCCGGTACAGCTACCGCGAGGTGGTGGACCGCTCCAACCGGTTGGCCGCCTTCCTGAATTCCCGCGGCCTGGGCTGTCACACCGAACGCAGCGCGCTGGCCGGTCACGAGGCCGGCCAGGACCTGCTCGGCATCTACGCCTACAACGGGCCGGAGTTCGTCGAGGGACTGCTGGGATCGTTCGCCGCCCGGGTCGCGCCGTTCAACGTCAACTACCGCTACGTCAAGAACGAACTACAGTATCTGCTGGCCGATTCCGCGGCCTCTGCGCTGCTCTACCACGCGACCTTCGCGCCCCGGGTCGCCGAGATCCGCGGCGAGCTGCCGAACCTGAAGGTCCTCATCCAGATCGCCGACGGGTCCGGCAACGAGCTGCTCGACGGTGCGGTCGACTACGACTCGATCGTCGATGCCCCCGCTCCGGCCCCGGCCGTGGCGCACTCGCCCGACGACCTCTACGTGCTCTACACCGGCGGCACCACCGGCATGCCCAAGGGCGTGCTGTGGCGCCAGCACGACATCTTCATGACCTCGTTCGGCGGCCGCAACATGATGACCGGCGATCTGGTCGGTTCGGTGCAGGAGGTCGCGACCCGCGTCGCCGAGAATCCGGGCACCAAACTGCTGATCCTGCCGCCGTTGATCCACGGGGCCGCGCAGTGGGCGGCCATGACGGCGCTGAGCACCGGGCAGACGCTGGTGTTCCCCAGCACCGTCGACCGGTTCGACGCCGACGATGTGGTGCGCACCATCGAGCGCGAGCAGGTCATGGTCGCGACGGTGGTCGGTGATGCGATGGCCCGCCCGCTGCTGGCCGCGATCAAGGCCGGGTCGGCGGACGTGTCCTCGCTGGCGGTGGTGGCCAACGGTGGCGCGCAGCTCACCCCGTATGTGAAGCAGCAGCTGATCGACGCCAAACCGGGACTGATCGTGATCGACGGGGTCGGCTCCTCGGAGACCGGCGCCCAGCTCAACCACATGTCCGCCGGCGGCGCGGTGTCCACCGGCACCTTCAATGCCGGCCCCGACACCTGCGTGGTGGCAGAGGATTTCAGCGCTGTGCTGGCACCCGGGCATGACGATCTGGGCTGGCTGGCCCAACGCGGCTACGTCCCGCTGGGCTACAAGAACGACGCCGCCAAGACCGCGGCGACCTTCGTGACCATCGACGGGGTCCGCTACGCCATCCCCGGGGATCGGGCCCGCCACCTCGACACCGGCGCCATCGAGTTGCTCGGCCGGGATTCGGTCACCATCAATTCCGGCGGGGAGAAGATCTTCGCCGAGGAGGTCGAATCCGCCATCGCCTCGCATCCCGCGGTGGCCGACGTGGTGGTGGCCGGCCGGCCCAGCGAGCGCTGGGGCAGCGAAGTGGTGGCGGTCGTGGCGTTGTCCGAGGGCGCCCACGCCGACGCCGAGGAGCTCATCGCCCACGCAGAGCAGTCGATCGCCCGGTACAAGCTGCCCAAGGCGGTGGTGTTCCGCCCGGTCATCGAACGCAGCCCGGCCGGCAAGGCCGACTACCGGTGGGCCCGCGAACAGGCCGTTACCGCGGGCGAGCGCAGCGACGGGGAATAG